A part of Clostridia bacterium genomic DNA contains:
- a CDS encoding polysaccharide deacetylase family protein, producing the protein MKKRIAGYLMPKTKKYVFFIGCLCLLSLGLVALSMQTEETAKLPAKTDIRLPVLMYHSVLDNPNRVGKYVILPSELEKDLEYLKDRGYQTVTVQDLIAYKEQDVPLPQKPIMLTFDDGYYNNYTYLFPLLKKYNMKAVLSVVGCFADAYSKEGEVLNNNYSHATWTQLKEMQDSGLVDIQSHSYGMHDWNARHGILRNKGEDVAYYQNILHDDLIKMQETMKQKLKRPADAFAYPFGSVNNESRKVVESMGYKVTLGCEEGMNYINKESTLKDLKRYNRDGNGDRTKLFSRLEAEM; encoded by the coding sequence ATGAAAAAGAGAATCGCAGGGTATTTAATGCCCAAAACGAAAAAATATGTGTTTTTTATCGGCTGTTTGTGCTTGCTGTCATTGGGGCTTGTAGCCCTGAGCATGCAAACCGAGGAAACGGCAAAACTGCCTGCCAAAACAGATATACGTCTGCCCGTTTTAATGTATCATTCGGTGCTGGATAACCCGAATCGGGTGGGAAAATACGTCATATTGCCAAGTGAGCTGGAAAAGGATTTGGAATATCTGAAAGACAGAGGGTATCAAACGGTTACGGTGCAGGATTTGATTGCCTACAAGGAACAGGATGTACCGCTTCCCCAAAAGCCCATCATGCTTACCTTTGATGACGGCTATTATAATAACTACACCTATCTGTTTCCGCTTTTGAAAAAATATAACATGAAAGCGGTGCTGTCTGTGGTGGGGTGCTTTGCAGATGCCTATTCCAAAGAGGGGGAGGTGCTGAACAACAATTATTCCCATGCCACCTGGACACAGCTTAAGGAAATGCAGGATTCGGGACTGGTGGATATCCAGAGCCATTCTTACGGCATGCACGACTGGAATGCACGGCATGGCATTTTACGTAATAAAGGCGAGGATGTTGCGTATTATCAGAACATCCTGCATGACGATTTGATAAAAATGCAGGAAACCATGAAGCAAAAACTTAAAAGACCAGCAGATGCTTTTGCGTATCCCTTCGGCTCTGTAAATAATGAAAGCCGAAAGGTGGTCGAAAGCATGGGCTATAAGGTAACCCTTGGCTGTGAAGAGGGGATGAATTATATCAACAAAGAAAGCACACTTAAGGATTTAAAGCGGTATAACCGGGACGGAAACGGTGACCGTACTAAACTCTTTTCCCGTTTGGAGGCAGAAATGTAG
- a CDS encoding family 16 glycosylhydrolase: MKKCFLFCMLFVLCFGITAFAEPPREGYSLTFADEFDGKELNLENWHYRNEGVKTRGGYNDPAMVTVSDGNLHIGFEKSHGDYRGGGVITNFGLGYGYYEVRSKLFGGTGGLHSSFWTAGVNGDGITSPAFNSSIEIDIYEVDSNNTTNIAPNLHYWLGGHLAGPRKWVQTADGGYLFRNLTDAAKDYFVAGCEYLPDRIVWYLNGEKIGESRDAEMYGRPNLWLTALANTELSGEIDDKKLPGESVWDYFRFYTMPLKGENIIVNPSFDDNNRVNYTTDISKMRLDTPASWLEPKNSNNISVETEDAHIRTGTGALKIEKSGTVAQDLNYIANGTYQLSFYVQCEDFTKLTAKVNDEAFSFSTATGEDFAIINMEQVEITDNRAYISLSAEGKGDVYLDDVSFVCFDGTDEFNRKVPIDPCRTTKIPGEVALYDINSGSSDIEMSGNWLKSSIKGFTAQSAYANAQDSEVKWNLVATENAKYLLELYRMSYDNSNKEAKGAVYINGEQIKEFTLDLLNTEPGMENLGVYNLKKGDKVTVSLKRNGAGYLRADSARIVPAGAYSASQGLVLKLSENVAYANLSKRFIDPDNKSAVPYINDKDRTLIPLRFIAESIGATVSYVGTPGILGGTDEIKIELKGKTLLFATDIPQYAIDGEVLPLDAPPENKMARTYVPVRALAEAFGKNVYYSDGIILLTDSEIEDESVLTDLNQYLY; the protein is encoded by the coding sequence ATGAAAAAATGTTTCCTTTTCTGCATGCTGTTTGTGCTTTGTTTTGGCATTACAGCTTTTGCAGAACCGCCAAGAGAAGGCTATAGTCTTACATTTGCGGATGAATTTGACGGCAAAGAGCTGAATCTTGAAAACTGGCACTACCGTAATGAAGGGGTAAAAACCCGTGGAGGCTATAACGACCCTGCCATGGTTACCGTTTCGGACGGCAATTTACATATCGGCTTTGAAAAATCCCATGGCGACTATCGCGGGGGCGGGGTGATTACAAACTTCGGCTTAGGCTACGGCTATTATGAGGTGCGCTCTAAGCTGTTCGGGGGAACGGGAGGCTTGCATTCCTCATTCTGGACAGCAGGCGTAAACGGAGACGGCATTACATCACCTGCTTTTAACTCGTCTATTGAAATTGATATCTATGAAGTAGACTCCAACAATACCACAAATATTGCACCCAATTTGCATTACTGGCTGGGCGGACATCTGGCAGGTCCGCGGAAATGGGTGCAGACTGCGGACGGTGGATATCTGTTCCGAAACCTTACCGATGCCGCAAAAGACTATTTTGTAGCAGGCTGTGAATACCTGCCTGACCGCATTGTGTGGTATTTAAACGGTGAAAAAATCGGTGAATCCAGGGATGCGGAAATGTACGGCAGACCGAATCTGTGGCTGACAGCTCTTGCCAATACAGAACTCAGCGGCGAGATTGATGACAAAAAGCTACCCGGTGAATCGGTCTGGGATTATTTCCGCTTTTACACCATGCCTTTAAAAGGGGAAAATATCATTGTAAACCCCTCTTTTGATGATAACAACCGCGTCAACTACACCACAGACATTTCTAAAATGCGTTTAGATACGCCGGCATCCTGGTTAGAACCGAAAAACAGCAATAACATTTCTGTAGAAACAGAAGATGCACATATCCGAACAGGTACAGGTGCTTTGAAAATTGAGAAAAGCGGTACGGTAGCACAGGATCTGAATTATATCGCAAACGGTACGTATCAGCTCTCATTTTATGTGCAGTGCGAGGATTTCACAAAGCTTACCGCAAAGGTCAATGACGAGGCGTTTTCTTTCAGCACAGCCACGGGCGAGGACTTTGCAATCATCAATATGGAGCAGGTAGAGATTACCGATAACCGTGCGTATATCAGTCTTTCTGCTGAGGGTAAGGGGGATGTATACTTGGATGATGTTTCGTTTGTGTGCTTTGACGGGACCGACGAATTTAACCGCAAGGTGCCCATTGACCCTTGTCGGACAACAAAGATTCCGGGAGAAGTGGCACTTTACGATATTAACAGCGGAAGCTCCGATATTGAAATGAGTGGCAACTGGTTAAAATCCAGCATAAAAGGGTTTACAGCACAGTCGGCATACGCAAATGCACAGGATTCGGAAGTCAAGTGGAACCTGGTGGCAACCGAAAATGCAAAGTATCTGCTTGAATTGTACCGCATGAGCTATGACAACAGCAATAAAGAAGCCAAGGGCGCTGTATACATAAACGGCGAACAGATAAAAGAATTTACTTTGGATTTACTAAACACCGAGCCGGGTATGGAAAATTTAGGTGTTTACAACCTGAAAAAAGGGGATAAGGTTACCGTTTCCTTAAAGCGAAACGGTGCCGGATATCTTCGTGCCGACAGCGCGCGAATTGTCCCGGCAGGCGCATATTCTGCAAGTCAGGGTCTGGTTTTAAAGCTTTCGGAAAATGTTGCGTATGCAAACCTTTCCAAGCGATTCATTGACCCGGACAACAAAAGCGCGGTTCCTTATATCAACGATAAAGACCGCACCTTAATACCGCTTCGCTTTATCGCAGAGTCTATAGGCGCAACCGTTTCTTATGTGGGCACCCCCGGTATTCTGGGCGGTACAGATGAAATTAAAATTGAGCTTAAAGGCAAAACCCTTTTGTTTGCAACCGACATTCCGCAGTACGCGATAGACGGCGAAGTTTTACCGCTGGATGCACCGCCTGAAAACAAAATGGCACGCACCTATGTTCCGGTACGTGCTTTAGCCGAAGCCTTTGGCAAAAATGTTTACTACAGCGACGGCATCATTTTGCTGACCGATTCGGAGATCGAGGATGAATCGGTGCTGACGGATTTGAATCAATATTTATATTAA
- the fucU gene encoding L-fucose mutarotase encodes MLKGIPKILPPDLLKILMEMGHGDEIVISDGNFPAASMAKRLVRLDGHDAMPVLEAILKLMPLDTYAQPAYIMAKTPGDTVETPIWDAYQAEISKHSDAKLEQIERFAFYDRAKEAYAVVYTGESALYANIILKKGVIAE; translated from the coding sequence ATGTTAAAAGGGATTCCGAAGATTTTACCTCCCGACTTACTTAAAATTTTAATGGAAATGGGTCACGGCGACGAGATTGTTATCTCGGACGGCAACTTCCCTGCCGCTTCCATGGCAAAACGTCTGGTACGTTTGGACGGTCATGATGCTATGCCTGTTTTAGAGGCTATTTTAAAGCTGATGCCTTTAGATACCTATGCACAGCCTGCATACATCATGGCAAAAACCCCCGGTGACACGGTAGAAACGCCCATCTGGGATGCATATCAGGCAGAAATTTCCAAACATTCGGATGCAAAACTCGAGCAGATTGAGCGCTTTGCATTTTATGATCGGGCAAAAGAGGCTTATGCGGTGGTTTACACCGGTGAATCTGCCCTTTATGCCAACATCATTCTTAAAAAAGGAGTTATTGCCGAATGA
- a CDS encoding GerMN domain-containing protein: protein MNKTLKRITAIVQVLLCLVGITACTPKEPTQKVNLYYLDEAGTILEAETREIPKTAHLTDTVGIVMAELLKGPESEFLHSPFPEGVSVNSLNINNRMVTLDFNSKFVFKKESEALFARTSLVRTLCDLSGIDRVKVTVAGKPLTSVDGTKIGILQKSDIIDDSELVVADYKAVVLYFASADGQHLVPEYRTVIVNAKESLENVLVNELIKGPENDHLSKTIPQETKVLSIETKEGICFVNLSKEFKTAHPGGSMEETMTIYSIVNTLTGLPNVQKVQFLIEGQKEEEYIHFVFNEPFLPDKALIKQ, encoded by the coding sequence ATGAATAAAACCTTAAAACGTATAACTGCTATTGTTCAGGTTCTGCTCTGTCTGGTTGGCATAACTGCCTGCACACCTAAAGAACCCACACAAAAGGTTAATCTGTATTATCTGGACGAAGCAGGCACAATTTTAGAAGCCGAAACCCGTGAAATTCCCAAGACTGCGCATCTGACCGACACTGTCGGAATTGTCATGGCAGAGTTGTTAAAAGGGCCTGAGTCGGAATTTCTGCATTCCCCTTTCCCGGAGGGTGTGTCTGTAAACAGCCTGAACATCAACAATCGTATGGTGACTCTGGATTTTAACAGTAAGTTTGTGTTTAAAAAAGAAAGCGAAGCGCTGTTTGCGCGCACATCGCTGGTTCGAACCCTTTGTGATCTGAGCGGCATTGACCGGGTAAAGGTTACGGTTGCAGGAAAGCCCTTAACCTCTGTAGACGGCACCAAAATCGGCATCCTGCAAAAAAGTGATATTATAGATGATTCCGAGCTGGTGGTTGCGGATTACAAAGCTGTTGTGCTGTATTTTGCATCGGCAGACGGGCAGCATCTTGTTCCCGAATACAGAACGGTTATTGTTAATGCAAAAGAAAGTCTTGAAAATGTTCTGGTTAATGAACTGATTAAAGGCCCCGAAAATGACCATTTAAGCAAAACCATTCCGCAAGAAACAAAAGTGCTGAGCATTGAAACCAAGGAAGGCATTTGCTTTGTAAACTTAAGCAAGGAATTCAAAACCGCACATCCGGGCGGATCAATGGAAGAAACCATGACCATTTATTCTATTGTAAACACGCTCACGGGACTGCCAAACGTACAGAAGGTACAGTTTTTAATTGAGGGACAGAAAGAAGAAGAATACATTCATTTTGTATTCAACGAACCGTTCCTGCCCGACAAAGCTTTAATTAAGCAATAA
- a CDS encoding exodeoxyribonuclease V subunit gamma has protein sequence MICLHTAKRGGGKTAFCLNQLKAALDAHQKAAFVVPEQLSLYMEGKVISAIGAVGGHVEVFSFNRLFRKLYRLSHRAKRVYLDKTGKNMLINRILETGGDDFTVFRTNTNLSEGLVSALSEFKRHFASGAQLRKAAEQFDTPVSRKKFSELADILERFDASLSDASADSNDDLTLLPELILNSNYTDGFTFYVDGFDGFTPQELAVLLALGKKCDVHIMLSLEENRKYIFRPTIETADKIRRACRTENIALTQDALPDFKEKLPEDLLYLKQNYGVFGNGAFSGSPENIKLFSAENPYAEADVVARRILTYVKQGYRMKDIFVLVPDLESMRPIMEKSFSQHHIPMFADSNKTILGHSLTRLLLSLCDIFIHSFSIQSVFSFLKNDLVPIPENEVDALEYYVLETGLTGNAWQTEWTTAPDKSYNLSALNRTREAFLGMVMPFREKTKGKTTCTVFAKALLDFLRALKVDETINRSLSELPKDLMQQEIGVFNQTLAVIRQLELTLGDTAFGIEKLRANLKAGFNGCSIGIIPPTIDHVTVTTAERNNYNEAKILFIMGATEGAFPQNVSGSGMITDSERETLEQMGIILSASNRKKALCSPFAVYMALTAPSDKLILSHSVSDVSGESKPEASVLHDLKKMFPDLKTESEFLPESQKLITTPEATLAHLLLCQKEDAVLQSAYGWYLQDDKWKGKINRYFAAKKYATTWRLSEQCALSLWGKTLTVSISKLEKFASCPLSFFLTYGLKLKERKVHAFTPPEAGTLMHAVMEEFVKDAILNKTDFKTLTFEDTKKKTLEICESVMQQQLSLFPSVQNRYAFLLSRISQSTVNAMWSVVHHIKSGVFTPYATEFAFEGETSPVIETDNGNTLILTGKIDRIDKSQNGYRIIDYKSGEKDLDLSAVVSGRSLQLPVYSYALKNKLGDPKGMFYLTVDAPLIERDASFSADEPDEKLLKEFRLEGYLVGDETDVLAMDERIAGASTVIPARQNKDGSIKSPRILSPEEYDIIEQAAIRNVKTFGDRIMKGDYPVLPYAEERFSACTYCLFRSVCRFDPYYCQPRTEEKRDDATILGREEQADGESKLD, from the coding sequence ATGATTTGCTTGCATACTGCAAAACGAGGTGGCGGCAAAACGGCTTTTTGTCTGAATCAATTGAAAGCGGCTTTGGATGCACATCAAAAGGCCGCTTTTGTTGTTCCTGAACAGCTGTCTTTGTACATGGAGGGAAAAGTCATTTCCGCAATCGGTGCTGTGGGCGGTCATGTGGAGGTGTTCAGCTTTAACAGACTGTTCCGCAAACTCTATCGGCTCTCTCACCGGGCAAAGCGCGTATATTTAGACAAAACCGGTAAAAACATGCTGATTAACCGCATTTTAGAGACGGGCGGCGATGATTTTACTGTTTTCCGCACCAACACAAATTTAAGTGAAGGGTTGGTCTCCGCCCTGTCAGAATTTAAACGTCATTTTGCATCGGGTGCGCAATTAAGAAAAGCGGCAGAGCAATTCGACACACCTGTATCCCGCAAAAAGTTTTCGGAGCTTGCCGACATTTTAGAGCGGTTTGATGCTTCCCTTTCGGATGCAAGTGCAGACAGCAATGATGACTTAACTTTGCTTCCCGAGCTTATTTTAAACAGTAATTATACAGATGGTTTTACATTTTATGTGGACGGGTTTGACGGCTTTACACCGCAGGAGCTTGCGGTGCTTTTGGCGTTGGGTAAAAAGTGTGATGTACACATCATGCTTTCCTTGGAAGAAAACCGCAAATACATTTTCCGTCCCACCATTGAAACTGCAGACAAAATCCGTCGGGCGTGCAGGACAGAAAACATTGCGCTTACGCAGGATGCGTTGCCTGATTTTAAGGAAAAGCTACCTGAAGATTTACTGTATTTAAAACAAAACTACGGGGTTTTCGGAAACGGTGCTTTTTCGGGAAGCCCTGAGAATATAAAATTGTTTTCGGCTGAAAATCCGTATGCTGAGGCCGATGTGGTGGCACGTCGGATTTTAACTTATGTCAAGCAGGGCTATCGGATGAAGGATATTTTTGTGCTTGTGCCTGATTTGGAAAGCATGCGTCCCATTATGGAAAAAAGTTTTAGTCAGCACCACATTCCGATGTTTGCGGACAGCAACAAGACCATTTTAGGGCACAGTCTGACACGCCTGCTGTTAAGCCTTTGCGATATTTTCATTCATTCCTTTTCCATTCAGTCGGTATTCTCGTTTTTAAAAAACGACCTGGTACCGATTCCTGAAAACGAAGTGGATGCTTTGGAATATTATGTTTTAGAAACCGGCTTAACCGGAAACGCATGGCAAACTGAATGGACAACCGCACCCGATAAAAGCTATAACCTTTCAGCACTCAACCGTACAAGAGAAGCGTTTTTAGGCATGGTTATGCCGTTTCGCGAAAAAACGAAGGGCAAAACCACCTGCACGGTTTTTGCAAAGGCACTTTTGGATTTTTTAAGGGCACTAAAAGTTGATGAAACCATAAACAGAAGCTTAAGCGAGCTTCCGAAAGACCTGATGCAACAGGAAATCGGTGTGTTTAATCAGACCCTTGCGGTCATCCGACAGTTAGAGCTTACCTTAGGCGATACGGCATTTGGCATCGAAAAGCTCCGTGCCAACTTAAAGGCGGGCTTTAACGGTTGCAGCATCGGCATTATTCCGCCCACCATTGACCATGTGACCGTAACCACCGCCGAGCGCAACAACTATAACGAAGCTAAAATTCTATTTATTATGGGTGCAACCGAAGGGGCATTTCCGCAAAATGTTTCAGGCAGTGGTATGATTACCGACAGCGAGCGCGAAACGTTAGAGCAGATGGGCATTATTCTTTCTGCCAGCAACCGTAAAAAGGCACTTTGCTCGCCCTTTGCGGTGTATATGGCACTCACCGCCCCGTCCGATAAGCTGATTTTGTCCCATTCCGTTTCGGATGTTTCGGGCGAAAGCAAGCCGGAGGCTTCGGTACTGCATGACCTTAAAAAAATGTTCCCCGATTTAAAGACCGAATCGGAATTTTTGCCCGAAAGCCAAAAGCTGATTACCACGCCCGAAGCAACACTTGCCCATCTTCTGCTGTGTCAGAAGGAGGATGCGGTGTTGCAGTCGGCATACGGCTGGTATCTGCAGGATGATAAATGGAAAGGCAAAATCAACCGCTATTTTGCGGCAAAAAAATATGCCACCACCTGGCGCCTTTCGGAGCAATGTGCGCTCTCGCTGTGGGGCAAAACCTTAACAGTTTCTATCTCAAAACTGGAAAAATTCGCATCCTGTCCCCTTTCGTTCTTTTTAACCTACGGTTTAAAGCTGAAAGAAAGAAAAGTGCATGCGTTTACCCCACCCGAGGCAGGCACACTTATGCATGCGGTTATGGAAGAGTTTGTAAAGGATGCCATTTTAAACAAAACAGATTTTAAGACACTTACCTTTGAGGACACCAAAAAGAAAACCCTTGAAATCTGTGAAAGTGTGATGCAACAGCAATTGTCCCTTTTCCCGAGTGTACAGAACCGGTACGCCTTTTTGCTGTCCCGTATTTCCCAGAGTACGGTAAATGCCATGTGGTCGGTGGTGCATCATATCAAGTCGGGGGTGTTTACACCCTATGCCACAGAGTTTGCCTTTGAGGGCGAAACCTCACCCGTTATAGAAACAGACAACGGCAACACCCTGATTTTAACCGGAAAAATTGACCGTATTGACAAATCGCAAAACGGCTATCGCATTATTGACTACAAATCGGGCGAAAAGGATTTGGATTTATCCGCAGTTGTATCGGGCAGAAGCTTACAGCTTCCCGTGTACAGCTACGCACTAAAAAACAAGCTCGGCGACCCGAAGGGAATGTTTTACTTAACGGTGGATGCACCGCTGATTGAACGCGATGCCTCGTTTTCGGCAGACGAGCCGGATGAAAAGCTTTTAAAGGAATTCCGCTTAGAGGGCTATCTTGTGGGTGATGAAACAGATGTACTTGCCATGGACGAACGCATTGCAGGGGCATCTACAGTCATTCCTGCGCGCCAGAACAAGGACGGAAGTATCAAGAGTCCGCGCATTTTAAGCCCCGAGGAATACGATATCATCGAGCAGGCGGCAATCCGGAATGTAAAAACCTTTGGCGACCGCATTATGAAAGGCGATTATCCCGTGCTTCCCTACGCGGAAGAGCGTTTTTCCGCCTGCACCTATTGTCTGTTCCGTTCGGTTTGTCGGTTTGACCCCTATTACTGTCAACCCCGTACCGAAGAAAAGAGAGACGATGCAACTATTTTAGGAAGGGAGGAACAAGCTGATGGCGAAAGTAAACTGGACTGA
- a CDS encoding peptidoglycan-binding protein produces MPDKITVPETIVVHLGRPEASAQNVTVTFPDYIKNVASSEIYPTWPEASLLANIYAIISFALNRIYLRFYRSQGYNFDITNSTSIDQSYVEGRNIFENISNLVDEVFNNYVRVVGRLEPLSTRFCNGTTVTCEGLSQWGTVDLANQNYGVLDILKYYYGDDIEIVYDAPVGMLTEAYPGTPLRLGDSNEAVYQIQVLLNRISDNYPAIPKVYPVDGVFDEETEEAVRKFQSIFGLTADGVVGKQTWYKLEFLYVGIKDLTELTSEGILLNTYPKYPADMTAEVFANGASSGGFGQGDTGDSVRILQYWLSWAAAFYPTVPPVAVDGVFGPSTENSVLQFQKQFDLPQTGAVDANTWDTLYRVYAGILQDERKEIETTFLESVRLPLKLGDTGGSVEELQEQLNRLKSRYPLIPTLVVTGNFGQKTRMAVMTFQRANDLPVTGVVDENTYRLIVEQDLDFQSSVSPKALQYPGYVLKEGMRDEELQRTGQTTGNPIYHLHDGIRQLSYSEESVPDVFPQSAYDQSTVRAVKAVQRLAGLPETGETDFNTMDYIRTQQD; encoded by the coding sequence ATGCCTGATAAAATTACAGTTCCCGAAACCATTGTTGTGCACTTAGGCAGACCGGAGGCTTCTGCACAGAATGTGACGGTCACCTTTCCGGACTACATCAAAAATGTAGCCTCCAGTGAAATTTATCCCACCTGGCCGGAAGCATCGCTGCTTGCTAACATTTATGCCATCATCTCCTTTGCCTTAAACCGCATTTATCTTCGGTTTTACCGGTCGCAGGGCTATAATTTTGACATCACCAATTCCACCTCCATTGACCAGAGCTATGTGGAGGGCAGAAATATTTTTGAAAACATTTCCAACCTTGTGGATGAGGTGTTTAACAATTATGTGCGTGTGGTAGGGCGCTTAGAGCCACTTTCTACCCGATTCTGCAACGGCACCACCGTAACCTGCGAAGGGTTATCCCAATGGGGAACGGTGGATCTGGCAAATCAGAATTACGGTGTTTTGGACATTTTAAAGTATTATTACGGTGATGATATTGAAATTGTGTACGATGCACCGGTGGGGATGCTGACCGAAGCCTATCCCGGCACACCCTTGCGTTTAGGAGACAGCAACGAAGCGGTATATCAGATTCAGGTGTTGTTAAACCGCATTTCGGACAATTACCCCGCCATTCCCAAAGTCTATCCCGTAGACGGCGTGTTTGATGAAGAAACCGAAGAGGCGGTGCGTAAATTCCAGAGCATTTTCGGGCTGACCGCCGACGGGGTGGTGGGCAAGCAGACCTGGTACAAATTAGAGTTTTTGTATGTGGGCATCAAGGATTTAACCGAGCTGACCTCCGAGGGCATTTTGCTGAACACCTATCCCAAATATCCTGCAGATATGACTGCAGAAGTGTTTGCAAACGGTGCTTCCTCCGGCGGATTCGGACAGGGAGATACAGGCGATTCGGTGCGGATTTTGCAATACTGGCTAAGCTGGGCTGCCGCTTTTTATCCGACTGTGCCACCGGTTGCTGTGGACGGTGTTTTTGGTCCGAGTACCGAAAACAGTGTTCTGCAGTTCCAGAAGCAGTTTGATTTACCGCAAACCGGAGCGGTGGATGCAAATACCTGGGATACCCTTTACAGAGTGTATGCAGGCATCCTGCAGGATGAGCGCAAAGAAATCGAAACCACCTTTTTAGAATCGGTACGGCTTCCTTTAAAGCTGGGGGATACGGGTGGCTCAGTAGAGGAACTTCAGGAGCAGTTAAACCGCTTAAAAAGCAGATATCCGCTCATTCCGACCTTGGTGGTCACCGGAAATTTCGGACAGAAAACCCGCATGGCGGTTATGACATTTCAACGGGCAAACGATTTACCCGTCACAGGCGTGGTGGATGAAAACACCTATCGTCTGATCGTCGAGCAGGATCTGGATTTTCAATCTTCCGTTTCACCAAAAGCTTTGCAGTATCCGGGCTATGTGTTAAAAGAGGGCATGCGGGATGAAGAACTGCAACGCACAGGGCAAACCACCGGCAATCCCATTTACCATCTGCATGACGGTATCCGTCAGCTGTCCTATTCGGAAGAATCTGTTCCCGATGTATTTCCCCAGTCGGCATACGACCAAAGTACAGTCCGTGCCGTAAAGGCGGTACAACGTCTTGCAGGTCTGCCCGAAACGGGTGAAACCGATTTTAATACCATGGACTATATCCGCACGCAGCAGGATTAA